A DNA window from Halomonas zincidurans B6 contains the following coding sequences:
- a CDS encoding NAD-dependent succinate-semialdehyde dehydrogenase yields the protein MKLSDLRLFRQYAYIDGKWTHGDAGREQAVTNPATGEVLGHVPLLEAEQIRGAVGAADRAFVHWRGLRVDERCDRLLAWYNLLQAHREDLATLMTLEQGKPLPDARGEVEYGASFVRWFAEESKRTFGQTIPSHIPNSTLGTLKEPVGVAALITPWNFPLAMITRKAGAALAAGCPVVVKPAGETPFTALALAELAERAGIPAGVFNVVLGDAPTVSEVLCKDTRVMALSFTGSTPVGRLLLEQSASTVKRVSLELGGNAPFIVGPDVDPKEAALAAVAAKFQTAGQDCLAANRILVHEDIHDAFVAHFAERMKALTVGNGLDSEVDLGPLIHERAVEKATAIVDDALSRGATLVHGDQSQAPGRNFFMPTLLTGVTAEMQVWREENFSPVAGITRYRSDDEVIEMANDTEYGLSAYLYTYDVRRIWKIMRALKNGMVAVNTVKMTGPPIPFGGVKQSGLGREGGTAGIEEFLETKYYCIGGLGTLSGS from the coding sequence ATGAAACTCAGCGACCTGCGGTTATTCCGCCAGTACGCCTACATCGACGGCAAGTGGACCCACGGCGATGCGGGCCGCGAACAGGCCGTGACCAACCCGGCCACCGGCGAAGTCCTGGGGCATGTGCCGCTGCTCGAGGCGGAGCAGATCCGTGGCGCCGTCGGCGCCGCCGACCGGGCCTTCGTGCACTGGCGCGGGCTGCGCGTCGACGAGCGCTGCGACCGGTTGCTGGCCTGGTACAACCTGTTGCAGGCTCATCGCGAGGACCTGGCGACGCTGATGACCCTCGAGCAGGGCAAGCCGCTGCCCGACGCCCGGGGCGAGGTCGAGTACGGTGCCAGCTTCGTGCGCTGGTTCGCCGAGGAGAGCAAGCGCACCTTCGGCCAGACGATTCCCAGCCACATCCCCAACTCGACGCTGGGCACCCTCAAGGAGCCGGTCGGCGTCGCCGCGCTGATCACGCCGTGGAACTTTCCGCTGGCGATGATCACCCGCAAGGCCGGCGCGGCGCTGGCCGCCGGCTGCCCGGTGGTGGTCAAGCCGGCCGGCGAGACGCCGTTCACCGCGCTGGCGCTGGCCGAGCTCGCCGAGCGCGCGGGCATCCCCGCCGGGGTGTTCAACGTGGTGCTGGGCGATGCGCCGACGGTCTCCGAGGTGCTGTGCAAGGATACCCGGGTCATGGCGCTGTCGTTCACCGGCTCCACGCCGGTCGGGCGGCTGCTGCTCGAACAGTCGGCCAGCACCGTCAAGCGCGTGTCGCTGGAACTCGGCGGTAACGCGCCGTTCATCGTCGGCCCTGACGTCGACCCCAAGGAAGCCGCGCTGGCGGCGGTGGCGGCGAAGTTCCAGACCGCCGGGCAGGATTGCCTGGCCGCCAACCGCATCCTGGTCCACGAGGACATCCACGACGCCTTCGTCGCGCACTTCGCCGAACGCATGAAGGCGCTGACGGTGGGCAACGGGCTGGACAGCGAGGTCGATCTCGGCCCGCTGATCCACGAGCGGGCGGTGGAGAAAGCCACCGCGATCGTCGACGACGCGCTGTCCCGCGGCGCGACGCTGGTGCACGGCGATCAGTCCCAGGCGCCGGGGCGCAACTTCTTCATGCCCACGCTGCTCACCGGAGTGACCGCCGAGATGCAGGTCTGGCGCGAGGAGAACTTCTCGCCGGTGGCCGGCATCACCCGCTATCGCAGCGACGACGAGGTGATCGAGATGGCCAACGACACCGAGTACGGGCTGTCGGCGTATCTCTACACCTACGACGTGCGGCGCATCTGGAAGATCATGCGCGCGCTGAAGAACGGCATGGTCGCGGTCAACACCGTCAAGATGACCGGGCCGCCGATCCCGTTCGGCGGGGTCAAGCAGTCCGGTCTGGGCCGTGAGGGCGGCACCGCGGGGATCGAGGAGTTTCTCGAGACTAAGTACTACTGTATCGGTGGATTGGGAACACTATCCGGAAGCTGA
- a CDS encoding hypothetical protein (cyclodeaminase) produces MQLYQRDAIESAVSIDTAALEAVENAFAALGRGDVVQPPILSMAIEESNGEVDVKTAHIRGGERFAIKVSPGFFDNPKIGLPSLNGLMMVFSAKTGLVDAVLFDEGYLTAVRTALAGALASKHLSREDSRRVAVLGAGEQAELQVRALQLVRDIDTVDVWARSRESAAAYAERVRGLGLSVNVHDEVRAACEQADIIVTATPAREPILTAQDLPDGVHVTAMGSDSPDKRELDEEVMIRADAFVCDTRAQSEVNGELKAFARQAANASTSSGSGSAGSRTDSAGFGANSAGFGAGSAGFGADRERQRQPPFKVYELGRVIAEGQRLRVSDASITVCDLTGTGVQDTAIASFALARLS; encoded by the coding sequence ATGCAGCTCTATCAACGCGACGCCATCGAGTCGGCGGTCAGCATCGACACGGCCGCCCTGGAAGCGGTGGAAAACGCCTTCGCGGCGCTCGGCCGCGGCGACGTCGTGCAGCCGCCGATCCTTTCCATGGCGATCGAGGAATCCAACGGCGAGGTGGACGTCAAGACCGCGCATATCCGCGGCGGCGAGCGCTTCGCGATCAAGGTCAGCCCCGGCTTCTTCGACAACCCCAAGATCGGCTTGCCGAGCCTCAACGGGCTGATGATGGTGTTTTCCGCCAAGACCGGGCTGGTCGATGCGGTACTGTTCGACGAGGGCTATCTGACCGCGGTGCGCACCGCGCTGGCCGGAGCCCTCGCCAGCAAGCACCTGTCCCGCGAGGACAGCCGGCGGGTGGCGGTGCTCGGCGCCGGCGAGCAGGCCGAGCTTCAGGTGCGCGCGCTGCAACTGGTCCGCGATATCGACACCGTCGACGTCTGGGCGCGCAGCCGCGAATCGGCCGCGGCCTATGCCGAACGCGTGCGCGGGCTGGGGCTTTCCGTCAACGTTCACGACGAGGTTCGCGCCGCCTGCGAGCAGGCCGACATCATCGTCACCGCGACGCCGGCCCGCGAACCGATCCTCACCGCCCAGGACCTGCCTGACGGCGTGCACGTCACCGCCATGGGCTCGGACAGTCCCGACAAGCGCGAACTCGACGAGGAGGTGATGATCCGCGCCGACGCCTTCGTCTGCGACACCCGCGCCCAGAGCGAGGTCAACGGCGAACTCAAGGCGTTTGCTCGACAGGCCGCGAACGCTTCGACCAGCTCGGGGAGCGGTTCGGCCGGTTCGAGGACTGATTCAGCTGGCTTCGGGGCTAATTCAGCCGGTTTCGGGGCCGGTTCGGCCGGCTTCGGGGCTGATAGAGAGCGCCAGCGGCAGCCGCCGTTCAAGGTCTACGAGCTGGGCCGGGTGATCGCCGAGGGCCAGCGCCTGCGCGTCTCGGACGCCAGCATCACCGTCTGCGACCTGACCGGCACCGGGGTGCAGGACACCGCGATCGCCAGTTTCGCCCTCGCTCGCTTGAGCTGA
- the eutB gene encoding hydroxyectoine utilization dehydratase EutB: MTQPSHGVTLASIYRARANLVGQVVRTPLIRSQALSRRFDAEVFLKLENHQPSGAFKLRGATHMIRTLIQQHGPDALARGVTTASTGNHGRAVALAASNLGVPAVICLSRLVPDNKARAIEALGAEVRRVGNSQDEAFGEVARLVDEQGMTLIPPFDDPLIASGQGTIGVELLEDQPELDRVFVGLSGGGLLGGIGAALKAIRPATRVTGISLAQGDAMWQSLQAGRPVEVDEVESLGDSLGGGIGLDNRCTFALVNEVMDDHYPASEAAIARAMVAMLADEKMLVEGAAAVGLAALDEHAIDIRGQRVALIVSGNGVALETFDRARALAKSD; encoded by the coding sequence ATGACCCAGCCCAGCCACGGCGTGACGCTGGCCTCGATTTATCGCGCGCGTGCCAATCTCGTCGGCCAGGTCGTGCGCACGCCGCTGATTCGTTCGCAGGCGCTGTCGCGGCGTTTCGATGCCGAGGTGTTCCTCAAGCTGGAGAACCACCAGCCGAGCGGCGCCTTCAAGCTGCGCGGCGCGACGCACATGATCCGCACGCTGATCCAGCAGCACGGTCCGGATGCGCTGGCGCGCGGCGTGACCACGGCATCGACCGGCAATCATGGCCGCGCGGTGGCGCTGGCGGCATCGAATCTCGGCGTGCCGGCGGTGATCTGTCTGTCGCGGCTGGTGCCCGACAACAAGGCGCGCGCCATCGAGGCGCTGGGCGCCGAGGTGCGTCGCGTCGGCAACAGCCAGGACGAAGCGTTCGGCGAGGTCGCGCGGCTGGTCGACGAGCAGGGCATGACCCTGATCCCGCCATTCGACGACCCGTTGATCGCCAGCGGCCAGGGCACCATCGGCGTCGAACTGCTCGAGGACCAGCCGGAGCTCGACCGGGTGTTCGTCGGGCTCTCCGGCGGCGGTCTGTTGGGCGGCATCGGCGCGGCGCTCAAGGCGATCCGCCCGGCCACCCGGGTCACCGGGATCAGCCTCGCCCAGGGCGATGCCATGTGGCAGAGCCTGCAGGCCGGCCGGCCGGTGGAGGTCGACGAGGTCGAGAGCCTGGGCGACTCGCTGGGCGGCGGCATCGGGCTCGACAACCGTTGTACCTTCGCGCTGGTGAACGAGGTGATGGACGATCATTACCCGGCCAGCGAGGCGGCGATCGCCCGCGCCATGGTCGCCATGCTGGCCGACGAGAAGATGCTCGTCGAGGGCGCGGCGGCGGTGGGCCTGGCGGCGCTGGACGAGCACGCCATCGACATTCGCGGCCAGCGCGTGGCGCTGATCGTCTCGGGCAACGGCGTGGCGCTGGAAACCTTCGATCGCGCCCGGGCGCTTGCCAAATCCGATTAA
- a CDS encoding aminotransferase, giving the protein MSTHQDLIDRDRKVTFHASTHLRDFAHGDAPGRVITGGKGISIVDKQGREMIDGFAGLYCVNIGYGRTEMAEAIYKQALELSYYHTYVGTSNEPLIELSEKILKLAGMGMSKVYYGMSGSDANETQLKLVRYYHNVLGRTEKKKVIARSRGYHGSGIASGSLTGLPTFHNHFDLPIAGILHTEAPYYYRRSDAQAGMSEREFARDCAARLEAMILAEGPDTVAAFIGEPVLGTGGIVAPPEGYWDAIQQVLAKYDVLLIADEVVTGFGRIGTDFGSHYFGMRPDLITVAKGLTSAYQPLSGVIVGDKVWQVLEQGTGEFGPIGHGWTYSGHPLGAAAGLANLAIIEREGLTQNAAETGAYLQRQMQATFAEHPLVGDVRGIGLLAALEFSPDKANRAHFAPGLKVGPRVSAAAVEEDLIARAMPHGDILGFAPPLVITRNEVDEVVARAKRAVDRVTDELVRSGDFKA; this is encoded by the coding sequence GTGAGCACCCATCAGGATCTGATCGATCGCGACCGCAAGGTCACCTTTCATGCTTCGACGCACCTGCGCGACTTCGCCCATGGCGACGCGCCGGGTCGCGTGATTACCGGCGGCAAGGGCATCTCGATCGTCGACAAGCAGGGCCGCGAGATGATCGACGGCTTCGCCGGGCTGTACTGCGTCAATATCGGCTACGGGCGCACCGAGATGGCCGAGGCGATCTATAAGCAGGCCCTCGAGCTGTCCTATTACCACACTTACGTGGGCACCTCGAACGAGCCGCTGATCGAGCTTTCGGAGAAGATTCTCAAGCTCGCCGGCATGGGCATGTCCAAGGTCTACTACGGCATGTCGGGCAGTGACGCCAACGAGACCCAGCTCAAGCTGGTGCGCTATTACCACAACGTGCTCGGCCGTACCGAGAAGAAGAAGGTCATCGCGCGCAGCCGCGGCTATCATGGCTCGGGCATCGCCTCGGGCTCGCTGACCGGGCTGCCGACCTTTCACAACCATTTCGACCTGCCGATCGCCGGTATCCTGCACACCGAGGCGCCGTACTACTATCGGCGCAGCGATGCCCAGGCGGGCATGAGCGAACGCGAGTTCGCCAGGGATTGCGCGGCCAGGCTCGAGGCGATGATCCTCGCCGAAGGCCCGGACACCGTGGCCGCCTTCATCGGCGAGCCGGTGCTGGGTACCGGCGGCATCGTCGCTCCGCCGGAAGGCTACTGGGACGCGATCCAGCAGGTCCTGGCCAAGTACGACGTGCTGCTGATCGCCGATGAAGTGGTCACCGGCTTCGGCCGCATCGGCACCGATTTCGGCAGCCACTACTTCGGCATGCGCCCCGACCTGATCACCGTCGCCAAGGGCCTGACCAGCGCCTATCAGCCGCTGTCCGGGGTGATCGTCGGCGACAAGGTCTGGCAAGTCCTCGAGCAGGGCACCGGCGAGTTCGGCCCGATCGGCCACGGCTGGACCTACTCCGGCCATCCGCTGGGTGCCGCCGCGGGCCTGGCGAACCTGGCGATCATCGAGCGCGAGGGGCTGACCCAGAACGCCGCCGAGACCGGCGCCTATCTGCAGCGTCAGATGCAGGCGACCTTCGCCGAGCATCCACTGGTCGGCGACGTGCGCGGCATCGGCCTGCTGGCGGCGCTGGAGTTCTCGCCCGACAAGGCCAACCGCGCGCACTTCGCGCCGGGGCTCAAGGTCGGCCCGCGGGTCAGCGCCGCGGCGGTCGAGGAGGATCTGATCGCCCGGGCCATGCCGCATGGCGACATTCTCGGCTTCGCGCCGCCGCTGGTGATTACCCGCAACGAGGTCGACGAGGTCGTCGCCCGCGCCAAGCGCGCGGTGGACAGGGTTACCGATGAGCTCGTCCGCTCGGGTGATTTCAAGGCGTGA